A window of Pullulanibacillus sp. KACC 23026 genomic DNA:
ACGTTGGCCATGAGTTGATATCATCGATCACGTCTCCTTTCTATCCTAGTTTATCCAATTTATAGCCAAGCACTCATGCCACCTCTTACATTGGTTACTTTTTCAAATCCCATTTTTTTGAGCAGTTTACTGGCTTGGCTGCTCCGCATACCACTTTGGCAAATGACGATGACTTCTTTGTCTTTAGATAAAACCTGCTGCGCCTGTTGTCCAAGTGTGTTCAATGGCATATTTTGAAATTCCCGAATATGCTTAGCCTTGAATTCTCCAGGCGTTCTAACATCAATAAATTGCTTATTTACGT
This region includes:
- a CDS encoding rhodanese-like domain-containing protein, yielding MPTWLNIVIIALIVLFLVKRIMPVKGVKSISTTDLKGLLKDVNKQFIDVRTPGEFKAKHIREFQNMPLNTLGQQAQQVLSKDKEVIVICQSGMRSSQASKLLKKMGFEKVTNVRGGMSAWL